In Streptomyces seoulensis, the following are encoded in one genomic region:
- a CDS encoding nucleoside triphosphate pyrophosphohydrolase, producing the protein MNAISSASAPGRIVLLTTSHRVAPGLLSWPAWQALRSADAVLCADGAHPQVPYLREAGIAVTEASPTAEELVDACAGDRTVVVVATGEGEPALTDGLARLAGSGRVRMPELELLPASYDLPGARLLDLVQVMDRIRAECPWSSRQTHEGLAKYGIEEAYELVEAIEAGDREELREELGDVLLQVVFHSRIAEEDGEAPFSIDDVAGGIVAKLIHRHPHVFGEEEAETPEDVKAHWLRTKAEEKQRSSVTDGVPLGQPGLALAAKLASRVRTAGLDVPLPQGDGIGYELLDLAARAEQAGVDPEAALRAAARAYRDAIRTAEGVAAPDTSTDTDTE; encoded by the coding sequence GTGAACGCAATCAGCTCCGCATCCGCCCCTGGCCGCATCGTCCTGCTCACCACCAGCCACCGCGTCGCCCCCGGCCTGCTGTCCTGGCCGGCCTGGCAGGCGCTGCGCTCCGCCGACGCCGTGCTGTGCGCGGACGGCGCGCATCCGCAGGTTCCGTATCTGCGGGAGGCCGGGATAGCGGTGACGGAGGCGTCCCCGACCGCCGAGGAACTGGTCGACGCCTGCGCGGGCGACCGCACGGTGGTCGTCGTCGCCACCGGTGAGGGGGAGCCCGCCCTCACCGACGGCCTCGCCCGGCTCGCCGGGTCCGGCCGGGTGCGGATGCCCGAGCTCGAACTGCTCCCCGCCTCCTACGACCTGCCCGGCGCCCGCCTCCTCGACCTCGTCCAGGTCATGGACCGCATCCGCGCCGAATGCCCCTGGTCATCCCGGCAGACCCACGAGGGCCTGGCCAAGTACGGCATCGAGGAGGCGTACGAACTGGTCGAGGCCATCGAGGCGGGCGACCGCGAGGAGCTGCGGGAGGAGCTGGGAGACGTGCTGCTCCAGGTCGTCTTCCACTCCCGCATCGCCGAGGAGGACGGGGAGGCTCCCTTCTCCATCGACGACGTCGCCGGGGGCATCGTCGCCAAGCTGATCCACCGTCACCCGCATGTCTTCGGCGAGGAGGAGGCCGAGACCCCCGAGGACGTCAAGGCGCACTGGCTGCGCACCAAGGCCGAGGAGAAGCAGCGCAGCTCGGTCACCGACGGCGTCCCCCTCGGCCAGCCCGGCCTCGCCCTCGCCGCCAAGCTCGCCTCCCGCGTCCGCACCGCCGGCCTGGACGTACCCCTGCCCCAGGGCGACGGCATCGGATACGAACTGCTGGACCTGGCCGCCCGCGCCGAGCAGGCGGGCGTCGACCCGGAAGCGGCCCTGAGAGCAGCCGCCCGCGCCTACCGGGACGCGATACGTACGGCCGAGGGCGTCGCCGCCCCGGACACCAGTACCGACACCGACACCGAGTAG
- a CDS encoding SurA N-terminal domain-containing protein has product MLRRRRTTLVLTAAIAAAAPLLTACGNDAHPGAAAVVGGQRITVSQLESRVNEVRAAQRAEVTDQAQYQQVLASTGSLTRDTLHNMVLDQVLHRAARDQGVTVTRKEIQRMHADLEKQAGGAKQLQSAWLQKYGIAPERLDDNLGLQIEAQKLAAKLGTDTSQPPFWDALSKASKELHIDLNPRYGAWDVAKSSRVDARTPWLRDASAALSA; this is encoded by the coding sequence TTGCTCCGCCGCCGTCGCACCACGCTGGTCCTCACCGCCGCGATCGCCGCCGCGGCCCCGCTCCTGACCGCCTGCGGCAACGACGCGCATCCCGGCGCCGCGGCCGTCGTCGGCGGGCAGCGGATCACCGTGTCGCAGCTGGAGAGCCGGGTGAACGAGGTACGGGCGGCCCAGCGGGCCGAGGTGACCGACCAGGCCCAGTACCAGCAGGTCCTCGCCTCCACCGGCAGCCTCACCCGCGACACCCTGCACAACATGGTCCTGGACCAGGTGCTGCACCGCGCCGCGCGCGACCAGGGCGTCACGGTCACCCGCAAGGAGATCCAGCGGATGCACGCCGACCTGGAGAAGCAGGCCGGCGGGGCCAAGCAGCTCCAGTCCGCCTGGCTCCAGAAGTACGGCATCGCCCCCGAACGGCTCGACGACAACCTCGGCCTCCAGATCGAGGCGCAGAAGCTCGCCGCCAAGCTCGGCACCGACACCAGCCAGCCCCCGTTCTGGGACGCCCTGTCCAAGGCGTCCAAGGAACTCCACATCGACCTGAACCCCCGCTACGGCGCCTGGGACGTGGCCAAGAGCAGCCGGGTCGACGCCCGTACGCCCTGGCTGCGGGACGCCTCGGCGGCACTGAGCGCCTGA
- a CDS encoding insulinase family protein gives MNPQSAVHHTEVDGIPTLFTYAAGPMRAGLVFRVGVADETLGRAGLTHLTEHLALYRQGVADYHYNGATKAAFTHFHVEGTEHEVVAYLTGVCASLTDLPMDRLETEKEILRTEESRRDTSSLPLWRYGAQGYGLVSYPEWGVRDASAQDVWQWAQSWFTSDNAVLWIAGERIPAGLLLKLSAGDRRPMPTVTSALPVPPAYFSNGSGGVLLDSVVADTAAARLYSAVLERELTRALRQEGGHSYTTASDLTSRRDGFAVMTAFADALPAKQDAVLGGFVDVLAGFRAGRIAQADLDAVRGRADAALTAPDAAARRLPGMAEDLLAGRTPRDAGELRAELWTVTPGQLHEVALEAAGTALMQVPAGHSADWAGYTAAPTSSDDAVTGRRFITGRAGDAELTVGDDGVSLTERSAPGPDGTRVATVRYRSCAAMLSWPDGGRRLIGTDGLTVDVEPAVYGVEAGTVAVIDAAVPPDAVVLLPPRSNPPRLDRAPASGTTTAARAKAIPPTAGTATADRPRRTAGQTVAMVLLGVLGGCFALLALMLTVFGADDPDTSTGEWLAISGFLWGVTVLLVWPAARIARRTGRT, from the coding sequence ATGAACCCGCAGTCCGCCGTCCACCACACCGAGGTCGACGGCATACCCACCCTCTTCACGTACGCCGCCGGGCCGATGCGCGCCGGGCTCGTCTTCCGGGTCGGGGTCGCCGACGAGACCCTCGGCCGGGCCGGGCTCACCCATCTGACCGAGCATCTCGCGCTGTACCGGCAGGGCGTGGCGGACTACCACTACAACGGCGCGACCAAGGCCGCGTTCACCCACTTCCACGTGGAGGGCACCGAGCACGAGGTCGTCGCCTACCTCACCGGTGTCTGCGCCTCCCTCACCGACCTGCCCATGGACCGGCTGGAGACGGAGAAGGAGATCCTGCGCACCGAGGAGTCCCGCCGCGACACGAGTTCGCTCCCGCTGTGGCGGTACGGCGCCCAGGGGTACGGCCTGGTCAGCTACCCGGAGTGGGGTGTGCGCGACGCGAGCGCGCAGGATGTGTGGCAGTGGGCGCAGAGCTGGTTCACGTCGGACAACGCGGTGCTCTGGATCGCCGGTGAGCGCATCCCGGCCGGCCTCTTGCTCAAGCTGTCCGCGGGCGACCGGCGACCGATGCCCACGGTGACCTCGGCCCTGCCGGTCCCCCCGGCGTACTTCTCGAACGGCAGCGGCGGCGTCCTGCTGGATTCCGTGGTCGCCGACACGGCCGCCGCCCGGCTGTACTCGGCGGTCCTGGAGCGCGAACTGACCCGAGCCCTGCGCCAGGAGGGCGGCCACTCGTACACGACCGCGAGCGACCTCACGTCCCGGCGGGACGGTTTCGCCGTCATGACGGCGTTCGCGGACGCGCTGCCCGCCAAGCAGGACGCGGTGCTCGGCGGCTTCGTGGACGTGCTCGCCGGGTTCCGGGCGGGCCGGATCGCCCAGGCCGACCTGGACGCGGTGCGCGGCCGCGCCGACGCCGCCCTGACGGCGCCCGACGCGGCGGCGCGACGGCTGCCCGGCATGGCGGAGGACCTGCTCGCGGGGCGGACGCCGCGCGATGCCGGTGAACTGCGGGCCGAACTGTGGACGGTGACGCCCGGACAGCTGCACGAGGTGGCCCTGGAGGCCGCGGGAACGGCCCTCATGCAGGTGCCCGCCGGGCACTCGGCGGACTGGGCCGGGTACACGGCGGCCCCGACCTCCTCCGACGACGCGGTCACCGGCCGGCGCTTCATCACGGGACGCGCGGGCGACGCCGAGCTGACCGTGGGCGACGACGGCGTCAGCCTGACGGAACGGTCGGCCCCCGGACCCGACGGGACGCGGGTGGCGACCGTCCGCTACCGCTCCTGTGCCGCCATGCTGAGCTGGCCCGACGGAGGCCGTCGGCTCATCGGTACCGACGGCCTGACCGTCGACGTGGAGCCCGCGGTGTACGGCGTCGAGGCGGGCACCGTGGCGGTCATCGACGCCGCGGTACCGCCGGACGCGGTGGTGCTGCTGCCACCCCGGTCCAATCCACCGCGCCTGGACAGGGCACCGGCGTCCGGCACCACCACAGCCGCACGCGCCAAGGCGATCCCACCCACCGCCGGCACCGCCACGGCCGACCGGCCCCGGCGCACCGCGGGCCAGACGGTGGCGATGGTCCTGCTCGGGGTCCTGGGCGGCTGCTTCGCCCTGCTCGCCCTCATGCTCACCGTCTTCGGCGCGGACGACCCGGACACCAGCACCGGCGAGTGGCTCGCCATCTCGGGGTTCCTGTGGGGGGTCACCGTCCTGCTGGTGTGGCCCGCCGCACGGATCGCGCGCCGCACCGGCCGAACGTGA
- a CDS encoding Imm1 family immunity protein translates to MLKGAEAVFAKEHSGSPLLLASREAVDRMIDALMGGHPHGEMAKLTSLDRETLPSGEPDHEFLVGVDPDGKVGIVCFADAEASFVPKGVAVREEVTYMLLTYPRDFLESPEIPIDLVRRATKEFVHSGGLRPTCIEWQEEPY, encoded by the coding sequence ATGTTGAAAGGTGCTGAAGCGGTCTTCGCGAAGGAGCACAGCGGGTCGCCCTTGTTGCTTGCCTCGAGGGAAGCGGTTGATCGGATGATCGATGCGCTAATGGGTGGACATCCCCACGGCGAGATGGCCAAATTGACGTCTCTGGATCGAGAGACCCTCCCGTCAGGGGAGCCGGACCACGAGTTCTTGGTCGGTGTCGATCCGGACGGCAAAGTCGGCATCGTCTGCTTCGCGGATGCGGAGGCCAGCTTCGTTCCCAAAGGGGTGGCTGTCAGAGAAGAGGTGACCTACATGCTGCTCACCTATCCCAGGGATTTCCTGGAATCGCCAGAGATACCCATCGATCTTGTTCGCCGGGCAACGAAAGAGTTCGTACATTCCGGCGGCCTCAGGCCTACGTGCATTGAGTGGCAAGAAGAGCCGTACTGA